The Candidatus Omnitrophota bacterium genome window below encodes:
- a CDS encoding MBL fold metallo-hydrolase, protein MFKQFIAGSCYSYILSSNEEALVIDPHISLLDEYSEYLKKNRLMLKLIIDTHTHADHFSLASVLKKKFGAQVLMHEKAISSVADRRLKDNEQVAIGSSSFKVIYTPGHTDDAVSLYGENKLFSADALLIGSVGRTDFQNGSPESMFDTLKKLKAFPGETVIFPGHDYHEKRSSTLAKEKGENPFLKEEDKEAFVKNMRSKVIPKPFNIDNIIRVNQKGQVAALEMIEPRDALVIIEKDPQAKLLDVRSALEFSEVHIKDSINIPIDMLSAKINDLSQSMQSYIVLCRTGNRSPMAADMLIQSGIHGVKVMQGGMTRWQKERLPVIKGEGGISLERQVRLIAGSLVLLGILLSWIVHWVFIFIPVFVSCGLIFSGLTDNCIMGMLLMKLPYNKKLYKIKLGGGTCAMG, encoded by the coding sequence ATGTTCAAACAATTCATTGCTGGTAGTTGCTACTCTTATATTTTAAGTTCAAATGAAGAAGCATTAGTTATCGATCCGCATATCAGCCTGTTGGATGAATACAGCGAATATTTAAAGAAAAATAGGCTTATGCTGAAGCTTATCATAGACACGCACACACATGCCGACCATTTTTCTTTAGCATCCGTATTAAAGAAGAAATTTGGTGCGCAGGTATTGATGCATGAAAAAGCAATTTCTAGCGTTGCGGATAGGCGCTTAAAGGATAATGAGCAAGTCGCCATAGGCTCCAGTAGCTTTAAAGTCATATATACTCCTGGTCATACAGATGATGCCGTTAGTTTATACGGCGAAAATAAATTATTTTCCGCAGATGCCCTCTTAATCGGCAGTGTCGGCCGTACGGATTTTCAGAATGGTTCTCCTGAGTCTATGTTTGATACATTAAAAAAGCTTAAAGCTTTTCCGGGAGAGACGGTAATTTTTCCCGGCCATGACTATCATGAAAAACGTTCGTCTACATTAGCTAAAGAGAAAGGAGAAAATCCTTTTTTAAAAGAAGAGGATAAAGAGGCATTTGTTAAAAACATGCGTTCAAAGGTTATTCCCAAGCCTTTTAATATAGACAATATTATCCGCGTAAACCAGAAAGGCCAAGTCGCGGCATTAGAGATGATTGAGCCTAGGGATGCCCTGGTAATTATAGAGAAAGATCCTCAGGCCAAATTACTGGATGTACGTTCTGCCTTGGAATTCAGTGAAGTGCATATTAAAGATTCAATTAATATCCCCATAGATATGCTTTCTGCTAAAATCAATGACCTAAGTCAATCTATGCAAAGCTATATTGTCCTTTGCCGCACCGGTAATCGTTCCCCTATGGCTGCGGATATGTTAATACAGTCTGGTATTCATGGCGTTAAGGTAATGCAAGGCGGTATGACGCGTTGGCAGAAGGAAAGGTTACCTGTTATCAAAGGTGAGGGCGGCATATCACTAGAACGCCAGGTCCGGCTTATTGCCGGAAGTTTAGTGTTATTGGGGATACTTTTATCATGGATTGTGCATTGGGTGTTTATTTTTATCCCGGTATTTGTCAGCTGCGGCCTTATTTTTTCCGGCTTGACTGATAACTGCATAATGGGTATGCTGTTAATGAAATTGCCTTATAACAAAAAATTATATAAAATAAAACTTGGCGGTGGAACATGTGCCATGGGATAA
- a CDS encoding nucleotidyltransferase domain-containing protein, translating into MLQSLIASKTRQTLLKAFFEAPEIEYYTRQLASKYHMSVGTLHRELQKLSTSGILKSRKIGNIKLFSLNKQNSIYEEIKNIISKTQGVIRFIKDALFGIKSIKVAFIYGSLAKGDERQDSDVDIFLIGDSIDDNELVIKISSLEKKLFKEVNYTCYTENEYKKEKKKKNSFVLEVIKGKKIFIKGDEGDL; encoded by the coding sequence ATGCTGCAAAGCTTAATAGCTTCAAAAACTCGTCAAACTCTTCTTAAGGCATTCTTTGAGGCGCCTGAGATAGAGTATTATACCCGCCAATTAGCTAGTAAATACCATATGTCTGTTGGGACGCTTCATAGGGAACTGCAAAAACTGAGTACCTCTGGGATACTTAAATCACGTAAAATCGGTAACATAAAGCTGTTTTCCTTAAATAAACAAAATTCTATTTATGAAGAAATTAAAAACATTATTTCTAAAACGCAAGGGGTAATAAGGTTTATAAAAGATGCCTTATTTGGCATAAAAAGCATTAAAGTTGCTTTTATATACGGTTCTCTTGCTAAAGGAGATGAGCGGCAAGACAGCGATGTAGATATATTTTTGATAGGGGATAGTATAGATGATAATGAATTGGTGATAAAAATTAGCAGTCTGGAAAAGAAATTATTTAAAGAAGTTAATTATACATGTTATACAGAAAATGAATACAAAAAGGAAAAAAAGAAAAAGAATTCGTTTGTTTTAGAAGTAATAAAGGGCAAAAAGATATTTATCAAAGGAGATGAAGGTGACCTCTGA